The following DNA comes from Winogradskyella sp. PG-2.
AACGCATCGGTTTTCTAAAGTTATCAATAGTCTAATCGAAGGTTATAATTTGCTAATGTTTCAAAAAAACGGCCTCGTATAACCGTCAGTTACGGTTTTAAAGTTACTGTTTTTCGATTAACCACTGACGCTCGTAATTCCGCGTGGATTTGGACGTAGTCGTATCCGCTGTAATTGCGGTTATACATTGTTGTAAGTAGTGTTTTCTAGTTAAAAGAAAAACCAAATAATCCATGATTAAGTAGGAACACTTGACACCGTATTATTATTATTATTATTGAATTATAAATATGGATGAATGGATCAAATTATAGTTAATACTTAATCATTATTTAGAGGGGTTACTAACTCTATTTCTTGTTGTTTCCCTTTTAGAGTAATATTACCAGCAGACTTAAATTCTGTATCTAGAAATTTTTGATCAATTTGTTTCATTAAATTATTAGATATTAATATATCAGTGTTCATTTCGTTACAAAGTGATTGTATCCTAGAAGCCGTGTTTAAAACATCCCCAGAATACACAATTTCTCTTTTTACAATTCCCATTTCACCAGTAATAACATAACCAAAATGCAAGCCAGCTTTAAACTGAGGTTGTGCGTTATATTTTTCATCGAAATAATTAGATTTATCTTTTAGTAGCGCTGTCATTTTATAAAAACAACTAATACAATGTGCTCTATTAATACCGTTCTGTGTCAACCAAGTAATCACAATTTCATCACCAACGTATTGATAAATTTCTCCCTGAGCAGCTAATATTCCTGGAGTCGCTATACTAAAGGTGTCATTCAGAAAATTGAAGTAGCGCTCCTCACCAAGTTGTTCAGCAATAGTAGTAGACGACTTCAAATCCATAAACATGAAAATACGTTCTTCGCGTTTTGGTCTTAAGTATTTTCCTTTTAGAAAATTGACGAAGGTAATAGGGCCAAACTTATCTCTGATAAATAAGAATAAAATGGTCATAAAAGTAATAACAAGCCAATAGATATAGTTAGTCAAAAAAACCAGATTAAATCCTTCTTTAAATTTAAGCGCAAGGACCTCTACATCCATGGTTTGATTTGTGTTACTCAGCTTAATCATTCCTTGTTCTAAAGTGAATAAAATAAAAAACATCAAGGAGTAAAATACCATAATTAAAAACATGGCTTTGAAGTAAGCCATTCTTCTCAGCCAACGCTCCCAAAGAAATACTAAACTGACTCCAACAAATAAACCTGCAACAATTATAATAAGAATACTCGATACTATCCCTTCATTAAATTCTATAGAATCCTTATTGCTGGCATAGGTTTCAAAAAATCTAAATAATCGTATTAAAGTCCAGATTAAGGTTATCCATAAAACGGTTATTATTTTTCCTTTAATGCTATAATGAGAAATTTTTTGTCTTAGGCTTGCGAATATATTCATGGATGATTTTTATTGATTTGTTATGTCCATTTATTACATTAATGAAAGTCAATGTTATTTTAATTACTAGTTTTCTGCGAAAACAAATACCTAAAACAAATAATAAGATGATTAAATACCTGTAAATTAATTCACATTACTTACAACACTTAGATATGGTCAGTTGATATTGACTATATTGTTTGTTAAGCGAAGTTAGCTTTTCAAAAATTAATATTCAACTAACAATTTGAAATTAAATAAGTTATTTATTAAAAATAGTTGACAAGCTATAATTCTATACTTTCGCCAATTTCTAATAACATCAAATCCTTGTCCTTTTCAAAGAATTTGTGCTTGGCTTCTTTATGGTCAATTTCTATATAACCAAACGTATCAAAATGATAACCTAAGATCTTATCACACACTACAAAATCACTAGCCAAGATGGCATCATTGATTCCCATTGTAAAGTTATCTCCTATTGGTAAAATTGCTAAATCAAGTTTGGTTTGTAATGGGATGAGTTTCATATCCATTGTTAATGCTGTATCCCCAGCTATGTAGATATTTTTATGTTCACCTTCAATAATAAAACCACCTGGTTGTCCACCATACTTGCCATCCGGGAAGGACGAAGTATGTATAGCATTAACGTATTTGAGTTTACCAAAATCAAAATCCCAAGAGCCACCATGATTCATAGGATGACCTTCTAATCCTAAAGTTTGATAATGCACAACGATTTCGTAATTTGATACAATTACAGCTCCTGTGCGTTTCGCAATAGTTTCCACATCTAATGTATGATCTTGATGTGCATGAGTTACGAGAATATAATCTGCTTTTATATTTTCTATATTTATAGCTGATGCTTTTTCGTTTCCAGAAATAAAAGGATCAACAAGGATATGAATGTCTTTTATTTGAATACCTAAACAGGCATGACCGTAGAATGTAATTTTCATCTATTATATTAAAATTAAGGAATGAAATTCTCCTTAAATTTAATGTAAAATATATCCAACTCCTAAAAGCAAAGCGAATAAGAAAGTTGATAACGCTAAAACTTTTAGCTGATTATCAAAATCACTAGGCTCTTTTGCTGCCTTTATTTTCTTAACATGTATTATAAGAGGTATAAAAGCGATTGCATATAAGAAATTATAAGGCTCCACATAGTATAGAAGAGAGAATAAGACGATCATTGTCATGGCACCAATAATTAAAAAATAATGATACTTTTTAGCACGATCTAATCCTAATTTTACGACTAAAGTTATTTTTCCTGCATTAGAATCTGAATTAATATCTCTCATATTATTGAGGTTTAATACTCCTACACTTAAAAAGCCTAAGGCTATTGCAGGTAATACAACTATATGATCTATTCTGTGCATGTAAAGTAAGTAACTACCAATAGTACTTACTAATCCAAAAAATATAAAAACAAAAACGTCACCTAAAGCTCTATAGCCATAAGGCGAGTCACCCATTGTATAATTTAGAGCAGCATAAACCGACAAGCCACCAAGAAAAACAAAGAGTAATAGAAATAGAAAATTAGTTGGTCCAAAGGCAGCCCATATAAGAGCTAAGGTTAATAAAATAACCACGATTATATTAAACTTTATAGCGTCAAGCATTTCTGTTGGTGAAATCTCACCGCTTTGAATAGCTCGCTCTGGTCCCACACGTTCTTCATTATCAGTTCCTCTAACACCATCTCCATAGTCATTAGCAAGGTTAGAAAGTACTTGCAAACTCATCGTAGTTAATATAGCAAGTATTAAAACCCACCAACTAAATTGACCATTAAAATAAGAGAAACAAGTTCCTAGAATAATTCCAGAAACTGAAAGTGGCAATGTTCTTAAGCGCATGGCTGAAAGCCATGGTTTAATTTTTTTCATTCAAAAGTAGTTTAGATTAAGGTATCCATTTCTTCGGAAAGTTAGGTTTCCTCTTTTCTAAAAAGGCATCTCTACCTTCTTTTGCTTCATCTGTCATATATGCTAATCGTGTAGCTTCACCAGCAAAAACTTGCTGACCAACCATACCATCATCGGTAAGATTCATGGCAAATTTCAACATTTTTATTGATGTTGGTGATTTTGCTAATATTTCTTGAGCCCATTCATAAGCTTTATCTTCCAATTCAGCATGAGGAATTACGGCATTAACCATTCCCATATCATAAGCTTCTTGAGCAGAATAGTTTCTCCCTAAAAAGAAGATCTCTCTAGCTTTCTTTTGACCGACCATTTTTGCTAAGTAAGCAGAACCATAACCTCCATCAAAACTTGTGACATCTGCATCAGTTTGCTTAAAAATAGCATGTTCTTTACTGGCCAAGGTTAAATCACAAACCACATGCAAACTATGACCACCTCCAACTGCCCATCCTGGAACTACAGCAATAACAGCTTTAGGCATAAAACGAATTAAACGTTGAACTTCTAATATATTTAAGCGATGGTAACCATCTTCACCAACGTAACCTTGATGTCCTCTTGCTTTTTGGTCTCCACCTGAACAAAAACTCCAAATACCATCTTTAGAAGATGGACCTTCAGCGCTTAATAGTACAACTCCAATGTTTACATCCTCATTTGCATCATAAAATGCATCATAAAGCTCCGAAGTGGTTTTTGGGCGAAAGGCGTTTCGTACATCTGGTCGATTAAAGGCTATTCTTGCAACGCCATTGCATTTAGAATATGTTATATCTTCATAAGATTTGGCAACAATCCAATCTATATGGTTCATTTTTTTCAATATTTAGAAGGCAAAAATAAGGAATTAATAATAATGTACTATGATCATTTTTTTATTAGTTTTTATTATGCATACATAATATATTTGCATCCGTTTTTATAATTAAAATGATTAATAGCTCTTATCTTAATAGCAGAGACTATACACTCCTTAATGTAAAATTAGGGAGTGTATATCTTTTTGAAAATTACATTGTTACTGAATTTAAAGAAGGGGTAGATATAAATTTTGAAAACTTTAAAGAAGTCGCTGAAATTATAAATAGACAATTCTCAAATAGACCATTTGGCTTTATTGCAAACCGGCTAAACTCATATTCTATTGATCTTACAGATGCAAAAAAATTTAATACACATTTCCCAAATTTAAAAGCGTATGCAATTGTTGTTTATAATGCTTTAACACAGCGTGTTTTTGAAATAGAAAACCACTTTTTCGAATTTAATAGAGCAGCTTTTAAAGATATAGAAAATGCAACAGAATGGGTTGAAGAAACTCTTCTAACTAGTTCTTAGAAGATATAACAATACACACTTAAATTTTACTCAATATTTAAAAAAGTAAAAGTAAACAATACAACATCATTGAACTAAACTAATACCCTTATTAGCTTCAATTGTAATTTGTCGCTCTTTATAAAGTGAACCAATAGCTTTTTTGAAACTCTTCTTACTCATTTGAAGCATATCTTTTATCTCTTCTGGATTAGATTTGTCATGTAATGGTAAAAAGCCCCCATTATCATGTAGCTCATTTAATATATGCTCTGCATTAGGTTCTATGTTTCTATAACCAATTTGATTTAAAGAAATATCTAGTTTGTTATCGTGACGGACTTTTTTAACAAGGCCTTTTAGTCGGTCACCTACACTAATATCTTTGTATATATCATCTTTAAAAACTAGGCCTAAATGTGTTTTGTTAACAATAACATTCATTCCTAATTCTGATGGATGTGACACAATTAAATCAACCTCATCAAATTGCGCAACAGTCAATTCTTTATTATCTAAAAAACGATTCGTTTTACTAGAAGCCACTAAACGTTCAGATTCGTCATCTAAGTAACAATGTACTAAATACCAACCTCCAGATTTCATCTTAAAAGCTTGTTCCTTAAAAGGGCAAAACAATTCCTTTACCAAACCCCAATCTAAAAAAGCACCAAAGTTGGTAACTTGATTACAGCGTAATAAAGCAAACTCCCCATTTTTAATATAAGGTTTATCTGTAGTTGCGACTGGTCGTTCTTCATTATCTAAATAGACAAATACTTCAATCTTTTCACCTATCTCAAATACTTCAGGTACATAACGATTGGGTAATAAAACTTCATTATCATTTCCATCACCTAAAAATAGACCTGGTTCTGTATCTCTTAAAATTTCGAGTATATTGTATTCACCTATATGTATCATGCTGCAAAGGTATTCATATTAGTACAAAGAAAAAGCGCTATAATTATTTAATTATAACGCCTTAATATTTTTAAAAGAGTCTATTTACTAGTAAACAGATGCTTTGTTAAAATGTGTACATAATAAGTAATATACAACAGCTCTATACTTATTTCTGTTAGATTGTCCATAAGTATCCATTACTGAAGCAATAGCACTATCTAATTCAGGACCATCTTTTAATCCTAATTTTTTGATTAAGTAATTGTTCTTTACCGTAGCTAATTCTTTATCATCAGAACCAGAAACTGTAGATGAATCTGCATTATAAATTGAAGGACCTAAGCCAACTGTTACTTTAGTTAATAAATCCATATCAGCATTTACGCCGCACTTGTCTTTTAAATCAGCCGCATACTTTGCGATTAAGTCATCTCTTTTACTCATTTTGTTATTTGTTTTAGGTTAAATAAAATTAGTCTTACTAAAGGTAAGTATTTTTTAGACACACAAAAAGTGGAGAAGTCACTTCTAATAATTTTTAACGCTAATTTTACTTCACATATTTAAAATAGTCTAATAATATCTCGTCGTTACTTTGTGATGGAGTAAATATTTCTAACAATTTTGGTTGCTCAGAAGTATTATAAAATGATGTTAGATGAGTTTCTAAAGTATTAGAATCATCTGCCTTTCCATATTCAAAGCCATACATTTCACATAATTGCTTTGCTGTTAAATGATGCTTCGTTTCAAAATAGGTGTTAAAGTTATCCGTATTCTTATGTCCTGGCAAAATTCTAAAAATACCACCACCTTGATTATTTATAACTATAATTCTAAAGTTATTAGGAATATAATTGTTCCATAGCGCATTGCTATCATAGAAGAAACTTAAATCACCAGTAATGAATGTAGTTCGTTTCTGACGAACTACAGAGGCTCCAATAGCTGTGCTTGTACTTCCATCAATTCCACTTGTACCTCTATTACAGAACACTTCAATATCTTTTCTAATTTGAAATAACTGCATGTATCTAATTGCAGAACTATTGCCAACTTGCAATATACTTTGCTTCGGAATTTCCATTAGAACCGTATTGAAAACCGAAAAGTCTGAAAACGGTATTGTTTTTAAATAAGCTTCATGAAGTTTTCGTCGTTTCTCTCTAATGGCTAGCCAATTTCCTTTATAATCACTTTTAGTGTAGTGTTTTACTTGTGGTAAAAACTCACTAAGCAATGTATTTGGTGAAACTACTATATGCTTACTTAAACAGAAAAACGTATCATTAGCTCTAAAAGGACTCACATGCCAATGATGCTTTGGTTTATATGTTCTTAAAAATGCTTTTATCTTTTTAGAGACTACCAAACCTCCAAAAGTTAATATTATTTCTGGCTGAAGCATTTTAAAGTCTTCATGCTCTAATGGTGCTATTATTTTATCTATACCTGGAAAAAAATCTGGGTGATGTAAATTTGAAGTCGTTTCTGTAAACACCAAAATACTATCATCATCTGCTAGTTCTTCCAACCATCGTTCTTCAATAGAATTCGGTTGTAATACACCAACTAAAATCATTTTCCGGTTAGCATTTTGCCAAATATCTAGCAAGCTTTGAATTTCAAAATTATCAATCTTTTCTGTTCTATTTTCAAGCTTAGAAGGCTTAGGGTTTATAGAAAGTGTATCAACAGTTTCATATAAAGGCTCATCAAACGGAATATTAATATGAATTGGGCCAGATTTTAGCATTGCTATTGAAAATGCATCATGAATTTCTGATTCATTATATTCTTGAATACTTTTTTGCAATCCCAAAAATTGTTCAAGCTTATTTTCTATGCTTTTAAAAATCGGAAGTTCATCTTCTTCATTTTCATTCTCTTTATTTTTTAAATCTAATTTTAGATTGGCATTGTATAATACATGTTCTCCGTAAACATTCTTTTGTTTTATGGTTTGCCCATCACCAATATCTACTAAATGTTTTGGTCTATCTGCGGATAAAACTACTAAAGGTATGTTACTGTAATAAGCTTCTGAAATTGCAGGATAGTAATTTAACAAAGCACTTCCTGAAGTACACACAACTGCAACTGGTTCTTGCAACTGCTGTGCAATTCCCAAA
Coding sequences within:
- a CDS encoding DUF2853 family protein, with the translated sequence MSKRDDLIAKYAADLKDKCGVNADMDLLTKVTVGLGPSIYNADSSTVSGSDDKELATVKNNYLIKKLGLKDGPELDSAIASVMDTYGQSNRNKYRAVVYYLLCTHFNKASVY
- a CDS encoding adenylate/guanylate cyclase domain-containing protein; this encodes MNIFASLRQKISHYSIKGKIITVLWITLIWTLIRLFRFFETYASNKDSIEFNEGIVSSILIIIVAGLFVGVSLVFLWERWLRRMAYFKAMFLIMVFYSLMFFILFTLEQGMIKLSNTNQTMDVEVLALKFKEGFNLVFLTNYIYWLVITFMTILFLFIRDKFGPITFVNFLKGKYLRPKREERIFMFMDLKSSTTIAEQLGEERYFNFLNDTFSIATPGILAAQGEIYQYVGDEIVITWLTQNGINRAHCISCFYKMTALLKDKSNYFDEKYNAQPQFKAGLHFGYVITGEMGIVKREIVYSGDVLNTASRIQSLCNEMNTDILISNNLMKQIDQKFLDTEFKSAGNITLKGKQQEIELVTPLNND
- the menD gene encoding 2-succinyl-5-enolpyruvyl-6-hydroxy-3-cyclohexene-1-carboxylic-acid synthase, coding for MKHSKIPLSQTVVTLCKTHNIKHIVISPGSRNAPLTIGFTYDDYFNCYSIVDERCAAFFALGIAQQLQEPVAVVCTSGSALLNYYPAISEAYYSNIPLVVLSADRPKHLVDIGDGQTIKQKNVYGEHVLYNANLKLDLKNKENENEEDELPIFKSIENKLEQFLGLQKSIQEYNESEIHDAFSIAMLKSGPIHINIPFDEPLYETVDTLSINPKPSKLENRTEKIDNFEIQSLLDIWQNANRKMILVGVLQPNSIEERWLEELADDDSILVFTETTSNLHHPDFFPGIDKIIAPLEHEDFKMLQPEIILTFGGLVVSKKIKAFLRTYKPKHHWHVSPFRANDTFFCLSKHIVVSPNTLLSEFLPQVKHYTKSDYKGNWLAIREKRRKLHEAYLKTIPFSDFSVFNTVLMEIPKQSILQVGNSSAIRYMQLFQIRKDIEVFCNRGTSGIDGSTSTAIGASVVRQKRTTFITGDLSFFYDSNALWNNYIPNNFRIIVINNQGGGIFRILPGHKNTDNFNTYFETKHHLTAKQLCEMYGFEYGKADDSNTLETHLTSFYNTSEQPKLLEIFTPSQSNDEILLDYFKYVK
- a CDS encoding 1,4-dihydroxy-2-naphthoyl-CoA synthase — translated: MNHIDWIVAKSYEDITYSKCNGVARIAFNRPDVRNAFRPKTTSELYDAFYDANEDVNIGVVLLSAEGPSSKDGIWSFCSGGDQKARGHQGYVGEDGYHRLNILEVQRLIRFMPKAVIAVVPGWAVGGGHSLHVVCDLTLASKEHAIFKQTDADVTSFDGGYGSAYLAKMVGQKKAREIFFLGRNYSAQEAYDMGMVNAVIPHAELEDKAYEWAQEILAKSPTSIKMLKFAMNLTDDGMVGQQVFAGEATRLAYMTDEAKEGRDAFLEKRKPNFPKKWIP
- a CDS encoding metal-dependent hydrolase codes for the protein MKITFYGHACLGIQIKDIHILVDPFISGNEKASAINIENIKADYILVTHAHQDHTLDVETIAKRTGAVIVSNYEIVVHYQTLGLEGHPMNHGGSWDFDFGKLKYVNAIHTSSFPDGKYGGQPGGFIIEGEHKNIYIAGDTALTMDMKLIPLQTKLDLAILPIGDNFTMGINDAILASDFVVCDKILGYHFDTFGYIEIDHKEAKHKFFEKDKDLMLLEIGESIEL
- the menA gene encoding 1,4-dihydroxy-2-naphthoate octaprenyltransferase; its protein translation is MKKIKPWLSAMRLRTLPLSVSGIILGTCFSYFNGQFSWWVLILAILTTMSLQVLSNLANDYGDGVRGTDNEERVGPERAIQSGEISPTEMLDAIKFNIIVVILLTLALIWAAFGPTNFLFLLLFVFLGGLSVYAALNYTMGDSPYGYRALGDVFVFIFFGLVSTIGSYLLYMHRIDHIVVLPAIALGFLSVGVLNLNNMRDINSDSNAGKITLVVKLGLDRAKKYHYFLIIGAMTMIVLFSLLYYVEPYNFLYAIAFIPLIIHVKKIKAAKEPSDFDNQLKVLALSTFLFALLLGVGYILH
- a CDS encoding S1 RNA-binding domain-containing protein, which gives rise to MIHIGEYNILEILRDTEPGLFLGDGNDNEVLLPNRYVPEVFEIGEKIEVFVYLDNEERPVATTDKPYIKNGEFALLRCNQVTNFGAFLDWGLVKELFCPFKEQAFKMKSGGWYLVHCYLDDESERLVASSKTNRFLDNKELTVAQFDEVDLIVSHPSELGMNVIVNKTHLGLVFKDDIYKDISVGDRLKGLVKKVRHDNKLDISLNQIGYRNIEPNAEHILNELHDNGGFLPLHDKSNPEEIKDMLQMSKKSFKKAIGSLYKERQITIEANKGISLVQ